From Branchiostoma floridae strain S238N-H82 chromosome 5, Bfl_VNyyK, whole genome shotgun sequence:
TTTTGTTGACAAACACCATCAGGACGAGTCCCAGGGTAACCAGGGCTATCCCCACAACAAAGGCGGCGGCCATGCTGCGGTAGTGGGCCCGAAGGAAACTGCGGAGACTTCGGTGGTCCCTCGGTCCACCCTGATACGTTCTGTTCGCAGACGTGTCTTCAGGATCCGGTGTGTCGTTTGCGGCATCAACCTCCTCATGCGGCGTAGTTTGCTGCGCCCCGGTGTCCTGTACAGGCGACAAGAGCTTCGCAATCTGTAGTCGTACCACCTCGGGCTCTTCATATGTGTCTGAAGACGTTTCTAGCGATTCTAGACAGGTGTCCGTTGCGACGTTGTCGTCGCCGTGGCGGACACGCCCGCTAGCAACACTTTCGCGAACATGGCGATATTGAGACGCTGGTCCGCTGGTTTGTACGTTGCCGGGACCCACGACCAAGGCCCGGACAGGCTGTGCCTGCTCGTACATTTTCACGGCTCTCTCAGACAACAGACCCACTTTTTCAGTACACAACAGAAGCACGATATGGGATATGAATATGGCAACTGAAAGGGCGATTAGTCTGAAGATGGCACGATTCCTAGTTCCCTTATACGGACAGCAGTCGTGTAATCTTGCTGCCTGTCAGTTTTCTGTGGCAGACCAATTTTCTTTGAAGGGAAGTCAATCTGAGCGGGGGAAGAtatgtacaagtgaacatcTCGACTGAAATCTCTTACCTCGGTCTTCGATATGTGTTCCAACCGTTCCTATGCCTAGACTaggtacttgtacatgtatcatctcTTGGTATTTTAAGTTGTCAAACTCTAAATACAAAATCTATAGCGAAAAGAAAAGTTCTGTGATGTTTGGAGACCGTACTGCTGGAAACTATAAATTCACttaaacactttattttttctgATTAATCACGAGATTGAAACATTTACTGTCATAAGACTCATAACTAACTAGTTAAATCTATTTATTTACATCAGGCCCGTGACCCATTAAAGCAAACACAGTACAAGAATATTATCAAAGATTAAAAACTACATTTAGACTACTGTGTATATTGTTTGCTTTTATGAAGAAGTTAAAGTACATCCCGTCCCTCACATCACCTCTTCCTGTAACATAAGGGACGTATGAAACTTTTCCAGAAAATAATCATGCCTTATGATTTGCTTTCAATATCTACAGAAAGGTTGTCTTTGATATACGCATCGGTTTGACCTTGTTGCACGGGTGTAAAGAACTGTCTGTTCTGCGACAAAAAGACACATAATGTTTAGACTTTTTAATAGGTTTGGCCAGTACAACCATGAAGATATTCTGCACATTGTACAATCTGAGTGAACGTTGTGGCTTTCGAAACAATAGCAAATGTCAGTATACCAGTTGTGCTTGTCTTTTTTCCAGTTCACCTACATCTAACTTGACCTTGCCGCTATAATAATGTACACGTCATGTACAATCATGGACATGTAATTAGAAGATATAGTTCACTAAAATGTCACGTCACCACAAATGGAGTGTAGGTTAAGAAGAAAAGTAAgaacacacaacaaaaaataaGCATCTTGTGTCCAGGCCTAATCTCATCTCttgagatgaaaaaaaaaaacatgacgcCTGCCTAATGATTGTGAAAAAACAATCTAACGTAATATTTAGCATGGTTTGATCCAAGTGATTCAAAAGCATGGTACATCTCTCGTTGTCATAGGGTACAATGTTCCATTCCAGACAGAACAGCACTACGGTTAGGATTGACAGCAAGCACGATATACAAGAGCATCGGTGGTTCAGTGGTAGAATTCTCGCCTGCCACGCGggaggcccgggttcgattcccggccgaTGCAATAATATTTTGTCCCAGTCtatgaaatgtcattttttcccaaCACTGGGGCGGAGATGTTGGGGAGTATTTATCATCAACAGGAATTACAGGATACCGTGGTGCTTGGTTGCAGTTGTGATACATCGTGATAAATCTTGTTTCTCAGCTAATGTAAAGGGCTATATACTAGGGCTATAACAAATATTTACTCATTCCGATTGTGCACTCAATGGCACTTGTCAACTTGTTAGAACTATACGTCAACATGTTATACCTTTCATTGCCTGAATTGACCGATCATTGAAATGGTCTCTTCTGTGCCGTAGCTTGTTTTCGACGTCTTATCTatcctcccaacatctgcttgtgtATTGATTTCACAGCTGTCAGTGACCCAGCATAATGAGTGAACTTTGTCCTCTTAATGAGTATGTAAATAGGAATAACGGGAGTACCAGTCCGCATAATTGACATATGCATGCATATTGTGTGTTTACTGACAATAATCTATGGACATGTGTTGATTATAGGCACCGTATTTAACGGTCAATCGACGGTCAAAGGCTCAGCGAAAGCAAGTCCACGTCTGCTGACGATATAGACCCACTACGCTTCACGAAAGCGTCTAGTTTctgccagactgactacgctgggtGTGATACGGTGGATTTTTGCCAAGGAGGTTTTGCTATCAGCAAAGCTggagttggccggccgcgcAGCCAGAGGGGCAACATTAACCTAATAATGAGCGtcgactgactcccctggccaatttccctgGCCATTTttggccgaattctacgatcgcTGTACCCTTCGGAAAGCCTGGTGCCAGTGGTGGAGGCTAGAAAGCGTCCAGTTCCGAACACAAACATCATGGCCATGGGTCCTCGTGTAAAGGTCTTCCTTCTCGCCGTGGTGTGTGCTGCTATCGGACTGGTTGTGGGTGTTCTTATCGGGTTCTTCTCTCGGAGCGGAGGCCGGGCTGACGTCGAGACACTCCTGTCCGAGGAGGAAAGCTGGGTGTCCGGGGCGCTGATGGCTGAGATCGACCCGGGTCGGATTGAAGGATACCTGAGgtatgtatgatgtatgagTATATActgtgaccaaggaggttgcaaGAGGGGCTTccgttttagattttttttagaatttccTTGTGGATATGTTGGCCCTTGAGACGAGGAATTAAGCTGTATAGGCCATGGAAACGGTCTAGCATCGAGTCGAGGCTATGGTTTATCCTTAGTCATTGTCTGCATCTTTAGCAAATTGTGCCAACGCGTGCTCTTTTGTATGTCATGTAAACATGTCGATGGTATTGTTGCTATAGTTATAAGAAAAGCAAACATAAAATCTGAGGCAGCTTGCCAACAGATGGCTTGTCGCACCTCGCACCTCAGTGAAACTCATGGTCAAAACAATGAGGTTAGAGAGACACCCTTGGTCGGAAGTAACGAACTATGTCACGAAAATAAAAGTGTAAAATACCAAATAAACTTCAATTTAATAAAAAGGCGTATCTTCAAACGGGCTAAGTTTTCAGGCATTACCTATTCGCATGGGGAGTCTAGCTTTTtatcgtaatctccaagcagatgttgggttggaAGAATGTTTCATTTAATACTGCACATCCACCACGACAATGGGCAACTATGACAGGGACGCTGGGTAGTCAGATATTGAGAGATCTCTTGTACCCCgacatctgcctggagattaggacTATCGATTGGCGTCATGACAATCATAATTTGAATCCATAATTTGGAGACCATGTTGGCGAATTATTAAGCAATGgcatctttgtgtgttttgcagaCGAACTCTGTAATCCAACATGTGCAGGTGGTGTCacatgaaaagcctgtattcaTTAACTCAAACAActgatttaagttcgcggtagcgggaaaaatgacttctcgcggtggttttaagttcgcggtagcaccatgcactgtagtctcttaagttcgcggtgaatcgGCCACCGCggaaacattaaaccaccgcgaaagtttctgcatttacagtactgtattttgTCTCCCAGGAAGCTGACAGAGAAGCCCCACCTAGCGGGTACTGAGGGAAGTTACACGCTTGCGGAGTACGTGAGGCAGACGTGGCTGGAGCAGGGCCTGGACTCCGCACACATTGCGCCGTACCACGTCCTGCTATCGTACCCACACCCGGACAAACCCAGCTACGTCGCTCTACTCGATAGGTGAGTGCTACCCAAATATTTGCTTGTCCCTTGATCGCATTAGCTCAGTATCATTGAAGCAAATATCCATTTACAAGCCTATTGATGTGATATTCAACACAACTGAATTGCGCAAGTGTCATTAGCAATACAAATCTTTATGACAGATTTCTTCTATTCTTGCTAAAACAATTCCCCCTAATTATAAAAGTTGCAGGTTTGACGTTTGTGATGTTGATATGAGAGTAAAAAACTGCATTGAATTTAGTATAGTTGACGGttctaatgtttgttttcattgctaTCAAATAACACATTTCTGTTACTAGCAGCTAATGTAGAATGACACCATGAAATTGTAGTAACTCTTAATTGCATCTTTAAGGATAGCTACGAGATATTTATGCTTACACCTTTCTTCCTTTACTCCAGCAACGACGATGAGATGTTCCGATCAGCCCCCCGTGAACCGAACTTAGATCTGGACCCGCCTGCAAACATCTCCAGTGTGGTGCCGCCTTTCGCCGCGTACTCTCCCTCGGGCACAGTCGAGGTaacgggggtggggggttggtTTTTGTGGGGGACGGATAACGTTTACAcgaaacaaggaggttaaaaaaacaacctccttgcaCGAAACTACAATAGAGTTTTAAACATCCCAACTATTGCTTGGGCGAAAAATTCAAATTGGTTAGGCTACTGATTCTACAAGAATTAGAGccaagttttcttttcttcaaatcagATTCATCACAGAACAAGCCACTCATGATTTGGGTGACTGTACTGTATTATGATGACAGATATCTGCTCACCCTTGACTTGAAAAGTTTAAGGTTGTACCCATCAGGGAATCAATCACTAGAAAGTTCGTAAGAGGGAACAGTATCAGAGACAATTTTCATGGGAAATTGTTCAAAAAGTAATTTTCGTAACTTAAAGAACATCAAAAGATGCGTATTACGTGTCAACTGAACTGTTATAACAAAGAAAATTCAAGTTTACGTCTTATAAAACTTTCGCAAGAGAAATGCTTACTTCCAGGTTTAATCactcaacatggcggacaatacTTACGCCATAGTCACGTGGGGTGAAACATCCTTTCGAAAATGACCAGGGGCACGATTTGGTGTCTTGACAAGTATCTGCCTTAGAGTTAGACTTAAGTTTCGTCTTTCCCTTCCAAGGGCGACTTGGTTTGCGTGAACTACGGCAGGACGTCAGACTTCGCCCGGCTGGAGAGCTTGAACATCAACGTGGCGGGGAAAATCGTGATCGCTCGGTACGGGAAAACCTCAAGAGGCAGAAAGGTACAGAAAAAACGTTAACTGTAAAATGCATAATGCTCTTATTGTCCTGGCTTGTTGAATGTTCTAAAATTTAATTGCATCTTATACACGTGCGACATGTTTCTTGTCAAAATTTAGTACAGTACCGGTATCAACCGTCAAGCATCGGTGGTTCAGTGGTAGAATTCTCGCCTGCCACGCGGGAGGcctgggttcgattcccggccgaTGCAAGCTTTTTTCCCCTGCACTTTTTGCATGAAGGGTCACCGTACACACTTCGTTCCATGTAAGGCTAAAGCGTGGGTTCACATCtttgtatatattcaagtccgtatatAAGTCCTTACCTCTACCAGGAAAATACGACCATGGAAATTTGACAAACATACCCAGATAACATACCAGCAGAGTtaactgaaacgtctgactgtttccaaatttAAATGAAATTCTTTGAGTAATCTatcatttggcatatcttattacctccatCAATTTGTCCCACGTAGTTGAGACGTTGCCAGGTACGCGGTGCCCTGGGCCTGATCGTGTACTCAGACCCGGCGGACACGGTCGGGACGGGCCCCGCTGCTGACGACCGGCCGGTGTACCCCGAGGGGTGGTTCGGCCCGGGTACGGCAGTGCAGAGGGGGCACTACCTCTACACACAGGTGGAGGGAGAACCACTCACGCCAGGCTACCCTGCCAAAGGTACGTGATGTGCGgatcaatgtacaatgtatttaacATAGGAAGACGCCGCGATTATTTTTTCTTTGTGATGATgcattgtttgtttgatgtCAGATTAAATGTATAATATCAATCCCTtccgaaaatgatttcatttagTAGGTAGATtataggacataagagttttcttttacacaaccagtatgGACCGGGGCGAAAAGGGATAcaaactcagccacgtttgggatagtgttctcgccacaaaagcgccacctacatcggctacatatagcggccaGAAGCATAACTCCCAGAAAAGAGTTAGAAGAGAGAGTTAGAAGCTctaaggaagatgtctgacaggcatcaaaacgtcagcaggtgagaaaactggttgtataaaagaaaacgCTTGTGTCCTATAATATCAATCATTTgagtgtcattgacgaaaggTAGCACTGAGCTGCTACCTGAAACCACTGGCCGTTTCCAGAATGTCAGAAGGATAAGAATTACCATCCTATACTACACTGCGCCCACAGAATATCATGCGGCAACATCTTACTTAGTCCAGATTACTTTGATCAATCTTACTTTGTCaaaattgatatatatatatattgcgaTGGAAAATTGTCTCCCCCTCCGGCCCTAGATTACATGTTCCGGTTGAACGAGAATGCGAGTGAACCTCTCCCTACCATCCCGGCGTACCCTATAGGTTATAACGACGCCTGGCACCTCCTCAGGTAAAACTTTATACGTTTGTAGATTAGTCATTGCAATGGGGAATGATTTCTTTTTCCGAAAATAAGTATCAATCGCATCGGTGGTTCAGTGGTAGAATTCTCGTCTGCCACGCGggaggcccgggttcgattcccggccgaTGCAAGTATTTTTGTCTCGTTCAAAACTTTAACTTCTCAAATGAGTGCAATGTATGTGAGATTCACACCACTCAAAACTCCTTTACCGCAGCATCGGTGGTTCAGTGGTAGAATTCTCGCCTGCCACGCGggaggcccgggttcgattcccggccgaTGCAAGTATTTTAGTCTCGTTCAAAACTTTAACTTCTCAAATGAGTGCAATATATGTGAAATTCACACCACTGAAAATTCCTTACCGTAGCATCGGTGGTTCAGTGGTAGAATTCTCGCCTGCCACGCGggaggcccgggttcgattcccggccgaTGCAGTTTTACTTTTGACCTTAGTAGAGAATTTCCCCTTCTCTCGTCCTTTCATACCTTCCACTCAGTGCAATGGACGGACCCGAAGCTCCGTCTTCCTGGAGAGGTGGTCTCAACATCACCTACCGACTTGGACCGGGACTGCAGGCATCGGGGCGCGCGAGGTGTGCCCGTACTTTACAGAGCTGTTATACAGTACTTGAcatgatgaaatatttatttattacatATATTGATGTACAATAGTCGAAAGTTCTGTACTAACATTTGAATATTGACATTTTTGCTACTCCATTCGGTACATCGATGATGTGTCTCGGTACGTGTCTCAGCCTAGTAATATAATAACCGCGCCGTTAGAAATACATTTACGAAGCAGTAGCATCAGGTTCTCGATATAATTACATGACCGCCTTTCTTTTAGGAAAGTCCGACTGAACGTGAACGTGAACCGCGAGGTGAGGCCCATCCACAACGTCATCGGGGTCATTCGAGGACGCGTGGAGCCAGGTAGGTAGAACGACATGTTacacgttacatgtatataaagggAGGGAATAGAGGTGTGTCAAAGACGAGGGTGTTTGAAAGACACTTGATGATCCAGTTCTTTGTATGATGCTAACTTGCAgatctttgtgtgtttttcgaTGGAGCTGTGTTTTATcaatgaggttttatcaagagGCCTCACATCGCTGAAAAGGATTTTTTAGTTTGACCCTACTTTTCCCTCCGTATTCCAGACCGATACGTGTTGCTAGGTAACCACCGTGACGCGTGGAATCTGGGCGGGGTGGACCCCAGCAGCGGTACGAGCTCCCTGATGGAGGTCAGCCATGCGTTTGGAGCAATGGTGAAAAAGGGTAACGTTAAACGAGCTTGGATTTATTTCTGTTCATACAATACAGCTAGTCAATTTCTAGAGCAGTACCAAATGTTAGTCAAGATATTCAAGTGATGGCTAAGATAtcgccaactttgcacttcggcaCGTAGCATATGTGTCGGCTCCGTACAATGCCTACCTGAGGGGCCGATAACTGGTCTTATTACTAGtagtttactttactttatcctTCCGCTCGGacggagaggggggggggggggctacgtCATCGCAGAGAGATGCAGAcgtctctttgcagccaggtgAGCAGCCTGCTGAAGAGTCATATGCAATGTTCTCTGCTACTTCCTCTATCCATCTGAGCTGCAGCGTGGTTTCCCTCTAGCCCTGAACTATCAAAGTATTATCTGGACAAATTAACAATtctggttgatttttttttgttctaaacggAGATTGAATTCACAGCTAGAGGCAGGGCAATAGTGTCCGGAGAATACCGGCATCGGTGGTTCAGTGGTAGAATTCTCGCCTGCCACGCGggaggcccgggttcgattcccggccgaTGCATGAAACTTTTTGTCTTTAGAGCACATTTTATTTAGACAATATTGTGTAGTGGTGTTCAGACTTCCGGGTTCAGTGCTACCGGTAGAATTCTCTCCTGAAGCACAGTTTCATTGTGAAAATTTATTATCGCTTAACCATAGGATCACTTACTTTTCGAGTACTCAGAGTACTGCTGAACATGTGCTATTGCTATCTATACCACAGGGTGGCGCCCCAGACGATCGCTCGTATTTTGCAGCTGGGACGCTGAGGAGTATGGGATACACGGATCCTTTGAATGGGTCGAAGTAAGTCACGGCAGAGTTTTCacaacttgaagaaaaaaattgtaattcATTTTGCACTTAGAATAGTGATGGTCAtgtcattttatttttcttatccAGGACTTCGGTAAGATTCTGACAGAGCGAGCTGTAGCGTACTTGAACGTGGATATGGCCGTAAGAGGTTAGTAAAACACTACATATACTGATACATAGACGATATCTATTCCATGCACTGGTATTTTATCTAAAACGTTTTGTAGAATATTCCGAGGACCAATTCATTATATCTGTCTTCAAACTTTGAGGGCTCAAATGTTTACGAATTGTTTTTCGTGAATTGAATATACTAACATTTCAAGTTAGCATCGGTGGTTCAGTGGTAGAATTCTCGCCTGCCACGCGggaggcccgggttcgattcccggccgatgcaagcatttttttctttcaaaacctTTGCGTCAGTAAAATACATGTGCACCTAAACATGCCaaacatgccaaaccacatggGTTATTGTAATCCATTTCTATCCGAACAGCCACATACTCTCTCCGTGGAAGGGCGTCACCCCAACTTGCACCGGCCTTACTCGAAGCCGCGAAGAAGGTGAGTGAAACTATTTGAGGGACTTCTGTAGTGTATATGTGCGTTACGGACAGctatgttactctccaagcagaaacatcaagaaaacagtacaaaatggaaagcccgataaaaacgtcaCAAAAACGTAATAAACAACTagacaggtaacatttgcaagcaaatacagaatgttaccttcacatggtctagcctagcatttctaccaggaagggtaaactgaaatagttgcagatgttgacacaggataagacAAGAAGttacaaataaatgttgataattttttatctgtaacgttatgcatcttgaataatgaacacaacgtctaATATTGTTCCacacagggtttctcatcatcatctcatctcagtcccatagctacaagccacagagcagtctgtctgtccacaaaggttctccatttctgacggtcgtcaacagggtttactcgacgacatttagcgtggGGAAGACGGCCGTCTGCGGGAGGGTCAGGGCCTAggaatttttttcagcctcacgtgagacaagaagcacacacagtcacaattttattgtcaaaaggaagccaaaatattatagaattgaattctcgtttctgtcttcttgaattagactaactttgaagagagcaaaattaaaacaagcctaccaagttacggcacactgtctagcgtagcacaaaaatcggaaggtacattcacaaaaacgtctcacagagtttgccgcttgtactacgcagcgcgaagggttctcctcagcatactctgtcacacttttacgttttctataatatacccagtgtgaaatcgaaggcTACACAATCCTAtttatgtcgcagtaagagcgcggCGCGATCGCGGTCTAGTggttaccaactactgtaaatcgcacaaattcataGAAACAGCTGgttagcgtaatcgctaaaattgccacaaatctattatattcgttcacgtcaCGCAGTTGACGGATACTCTCAGAGctgaaattgatatggctacccctgcacactcCATGTaatcttcacagtacgcagctCTTCTCCGCTATATGCTTCCTCCGCTATATGATTCctgtcaatctgtgtaaattcattcatatttgaaCGGCTCgatcatttttttcagagtccgcaattcacatttcataaatttcttttaatttttagcaaacaattttgatttacgtttgatgtacgtagtttgtttatgccctcattatcaatacg
This genomic window contains:
- the LOC118415839 gene encoding N-acetylated-alpha-linked acidic dipeptidase 2-like, which produces MAMGPRVKVFLLAVVCAAIGLVVGVLIGFFSRSGGRADVETLLSEEESWVSGALMAEIDPGRIEGYLRKLTEKPHLAGTEGSYTLAEYVRQTWLEQGLDSAHIAPYHVLLSYPHPDKPSYVALLDSNDDEMFRSAPREPNLDLDPPANISSVVPPFAAYSPSGTVEGDLVCVNYGRTSDFARLESLNINVAGKIVIARYGKTSRGRKLRRCQVRGALGLIVYSDPADTVGTGPAADDRPVYPEGWFGPGTAVQRGHYLYTQVEGEPLTPGYPAKDYMFRLNENASEPLPTIPAYPIGYNDAWHLLSAMDGPEAPSSWRGGLNITYRLGPGLQASGRARKVRLNVNVNREVRPIHNVIGVIRGRVEPDRYVLLGNHRDAWNLGGVDPSSGTSSLMEVSHAFGAMVKKGWRPRRSLVFCSWDAEEYGIHGSFEWVEDFGKILTERAVAYLNVDMAVRATYSLRGRASPQLAPALLEAAKKVPWPVSAPEGKTMYDVWRKRTPEVNGDPDTKPRVDLPRSGSDFTPFVHRLGVPAIDLAFFQDTSMGIWDYPLYHTAYATFHLQKKIIDPDFLFHRAMSQLWAETARSLADSLILPFRLSEYGAVLGGMMEDLESRYGTQLAARDISLDSLSSAVNNFTTAVDTFDAEVAGAKITDPFVARMYNDQLMQLERAFIDPQGLPGRKFYRHTVMASRLYSSATFPALGDAIYLAVNNKADSEGAWRDVRKQLSIITFIIQSAANTLVKIDLTS